Proteins from one Planktothrix serta PCC 8927 genomic window:
- a CDS encoding cupin domain-containing protein: MPDFIEQPSRITAAGNKPKLIDEYIGRVNSQTDAVSVAYMRSPGGWIEPGQRPEFDEFTVVLKGLLRVEYEGGQRDILAGQAVITHKGEWVRYSTPTEEGAEYVAVCLPAFSPNIVHRDQDQD; the protein is encoded by the coding sequence ATGCCCGATTTTATTGAACAACCAAGTCGGATTACGGCGGCGGGAAATAAACCCAAATTAATTGATGAATATATTGGACGAGTTAATAGTCAAACGGACGCGGTAAGTGTTGCTTATATGCGTTCTCCGGGGGGTTGGATCGAACCGGGACAACGACCGGAATTTGATGAATTTACGGTAGTTTTAAAAGGATTATTACGAGTTGAATATGAAGGAGGTCAACGGGATATTTTAGCAGGACAAGCGGTAATTACGCATAAAGGGGAATGGGTACGTTATAGTACACCAACCGAAGAAGGTGCGGAATATGTGGCGGTTTGTCTTCCGGCTTTTTCTCCGAATATTGTGCATCGAGATCAGGATCAGGATTAA
- a CDS encoding protein kinase domain-containing protein, which yields MLNTVLRNRYKIICSIASGGFGETYLAKDLDLPGHPQCVVKQLKPQSSQPTILNTARRLFETEAQTLYQLGEHPQIPRLLAHFEENNEFYLVQEFIEGWDLRQELISESYGDEIKVINLLQELLKILEFVHNHNVIHRDIKPSNLMRRNPDQKLVLIDFGAVKKIMIETANSEAVITSSIAIGTSGYMPPEQTQGKPRFCSDIYAVGMLAIQALTGVLPHQLPENPQTHEIKWRSLLLKNNTQTQLPLLYDILDKMVRYDFRDRYQTVTEVLQDLSGLIDPTPAVKSSFIPNKIREKLEYLPSELNNRQTLATIVFTDAVGFSARMSKDEVVTLTLIRRDLHRMRTLCQEFNGFVIKSTGDGLLMYFSSAIQAVNCAIEIQEDLAKTAQNLSENEVLLHRIGIHLGDVFIQDQDVMGNGVNIAARLEGKAQPGGICISKIVYDVVKNSLKVSVSYLGELELKNISEPMPSYLILPISFSTQTSVKTPVKPINQFCLKSTSQDDRDRHILLNKVRNFWVKGVLETSLYGRAMIELGLEFRLDLVERPWDILWGTPDDHQDRLPQGIKVSQKFLELGEGRSLLILGEPGAGKTTTLLELAKDLIEHAEQDINQLIPVVFNLSSWKGGKQAIADWLISELNTQYQVSKALAKRLVESNQLLLLLDGLDEVSLENRENCAIALNQFLQTNGDQEIVVCSRIGDYQALKTRLKLQTAICLQPLTLDQVQDYFNRAGSELATVKMALKTDLILQELTQSPLMLSIITLAYSGILPSDFLEFSTIEGRRTHLFDTYIKRMFLRRRVNKRYSQEKVIHYLSWLAKNMVKHSQTVFSIESLQLTWLDKSWQKDIYTSLVYLIFNLILCVLFQVILSSVVTLFRDTIQISNDSMIIIFDGLFLGLLNGYILGTIFILLRKRLSHPIGAILLILINGLTQFILWMIISQNSMDFGLIGGLSGGLIALINLQLINDKIVPTETLKWSWNQAKKSLTRSLFWGLGIGAFIGITYTFITLLNFAFTMTYNSIDESIPTFSFKLAEQPIVLFVFMLINIMVFSLIFEIIGGIIGGILGGLMGTTIENRTIPNQGIFQSLKNAVILSVVSIIFLEIFTKVLGFYLPISNGITLGILVGLIGGGGAAIKHFILRCILCLNRSIPWNYAKFLDAAVGWIFLQKIGGSYIFIHRLLLEHFAQLNR from the coding sequence ATGCTTAACACAGTTCTTCGCAACCGTTATAAAATTATCTGCTCCATTGCGAGTGGGGGATTTGGCGAAACCTACCTAGCGAAAGATTTAGATTTACCAGGACATCCCCAATGTGTTGTTAAGCAACTCAAACCTCAGTCTTCCCAACCTACTATTTTAAATACTGCTCGTCGTTTATTTGAAACAGAAGCTCAAACCCTTTATCAGTTAGGAGAACATCCTCAAATCCCTCGTTTATTAGCCCACTTTGAAGAAAATAATGAGTTTTATTTAGTGCAAGAATTTATTGAGGGTTGGGATTTACGTCAGGAATTGATCTCTGAATCCTATGGGGATGAAATAAAAGTGATTAATCTCCTCCAAGAACTGTTAAAAATTCTCGAATTTGTTCATAATCATAACGTAATTCACCGAGATATTAAACCCTCTAATTTAATGCGTCGCAATCCAGATCAAAAGCTAGTTTTAATTGATTTTGGTGCGGTCAAAAAAATTATGATTGAAACTGCTAACTCTGAAGCAGTAATCACCTCTAGTATTGCTATTGGAACTTCGGGTTATATGCCACCAGAACAAACCCAGGGTAAACCTCGATTCTGTAGTGATATTTACGCGGTAGGGATGTTAGCAATTCAAGCCTTAACAGGAGTATTACCCCATCAACTTCCTGAAAATCCCCAAACTCATGAAATTAAGTGGAGATCCCTGCTATTAAAAAATAATACTCAAACTCAACTTCCGCTTTTATATGATATTTTAGATAAAATGGTACGTTATGATTTTCGAGATCGCTATCAAACGGTAACAGAAGTTTTACAAGACTTATCTGGATTAATAGATCCCACTCCTGCGGTTAAATCTTCGTTTATACCCAATAAAATCAGAGAAAAATTAGAATATTTACCCTCTGAGTTAAATAATCGTCAAACTCTAGCAACTATTGTTTTTACGGATGCGGTTGGATTTAGTGCCAGAATGTCTAAAGATGAAGTAGTGACTCTAACTTTAATTCGTCGTGATTTGCACCGAATGAGAACATTATGTCAGGAGTTTAATGGATTTGTAATTAAATCTACAGGGGATGGATTATTAATGTACTTTTCTAGTGCAATTCAAGCGGTTAACTGTGCAATTGAAATTCAAGAAGATTTAGCAAAAACAGCACAAAATTTATCAGAAAATGAAGTTTTATTACATCGAATTGGCATCCATTTAGGTGATGTTTTTATTCAAGATCAAGATGTCATGGGAAATGGAGTTAATATTGCTGCACGCTTAGAAGGAAAAGCTCAACCTGGGGGAATTTGTATTTCTAAAATTGTTTATGATGTAGTCAAAAATTCTTTGAAAGTTTCTGTTAGCTATTTAGGTGAATTAGAATTAAAAAATATTTCTGAACCCATGCCAAGTTATTTAATATTACCGATCTCATTTTCAACTCAAACCTCAGTAAAAACCCCAGTAAAACCTATCAATCAATTTTGCCTTAAATCGACATCTCAAGATGATCGAGATCGACATATTTTACTTAATAAAGTCAGAAATTTTTGGGTAAAAGGAGTTTTAGAAACATCCTTATATGGTCGAGCCATGATAGAATTAGGGTTAGAATTTCGTTTAGATTTGGTTGAAAGACCTTGGGATATTTTATGGGGAACTCCTGATGATCATCAAGACCGTTTACCGCAAGGAATAAAAGTGAGTCAAAAGTTTTTAGAATTGGGAGAAGGGCGATCACTTTTAATTTTAGGAGAACCCGGAGCAGGAAAAACCACAACTTTATTAGAATTGGCGAAAGATTTAATTGAACACGCTGAACAAGATATTAATCAGTTAATTCCTGTGGTGTTTAATTTATCTTCTTGGAAAGGGGGAAAACAAGCGATCGCCGATTGGTTAATTTCCGAATTGAATACTCAATATCAAGTCTCTAAAGCCTTGGCAAAACGGCTAGTTGAGTCGAATCAATTATTGTTATTATTAGATGGATTAGATGAAGTTAGTTTAGAAAATCGAGAAAACTGTGCGATCGCATTAAACCAATTTTTGCAAACAAATGGGGATCAGGAAATTGTTGTTTGTAGTCGTATTGGCGATTATCAAGCACTAAAAACTCGCCTCAAATTACAAACCGCAATTTGTTTACAACCCTTAACATTAGATCAAGTTCAAGACTATTTTAATCGTGCAGGTTCAGAACTCGCCACAGTAAAGATGGCATTAAAAACCGATCTTATTTTACAAGAATTAACCCAATCTCCCTTAATGTTGAGTATCATCACCCTAGCTTATTCAGGAATTTTACCTTCAGATTTCTTAGAATTTAGTACCATTGAAGGCAGAAGAACCCATTTATTTGATACTTATATTAAACGGATGTTCTTACGTCGCCGTGTAAACAAACGCTATTCTCAGGAAAAAGTTATTCATTACTTAAGTTGGTTGGCTAAAAATATGGTAAAACACTCCCAAACCGTCTTTTCAATCGAATCTTTACAGTTAACTTGGTTAGATAAAAGTTGGCAAAAAGATATCTATACTAGCTTAGTGTATTTAATATTTAATCTAATTTTATGTGTTTTATTTCAAGTTATTCTATCCAGTGTTGTAACTTTATTTCGAGACACAATTCAGATTTCTAATGATTCTATGATAATTATTTTTGATGGTTTATTTTTGGGATTATTGAATGGTTATATATTGGGAACAATTTTTATTTTACTTAGGAAAAGATTATCACATCCAATCGGAGCTATTCTATTAATCTTAATTAATGGATTAACTCAATTTATATTGTGGATGATCATTTCGCAAAATTCTATGGATTTTGGACTGATTGGCGGTTTGTCTGGCGGATTAATTGCACTGATTAATTTACAGTTAATCAATGATAAAATTGTTCCTACAGAGACGTTGAAATGGTCATGGAATCAGGCTAAAAAAAGTTTAACCAGAAGTTTGTTTTGGGGATTAGGGATTGGAGCTTTCATTGGCATAACTTATACCTTTATTACGCTTTTAAATTTTGCTTTTACAATGACCTATAATAGTATTGATGAATCAATACCAACTTTTTCTTTTAAACTGGCAGAACAGCCTATAGTTCTTTTTGTTTTTATGTTAATTAATATTATGGTTTTCAGCTTAATTTTTGAAATCATCGGAGGAATCATCGGAGGAATTTTAGGGGGATTAATGGGTACAACTATTGAAAACAGGACTATCCCGAATCAAGGAATTTTTCAATCTCTTAAAAATGCAGTTATTTTAAGCGTTGTTTCTATAATATTTTTAGAAATTTTTACTAAAGTTTTAGGTTTTTACTTACCCATTTCAAACGGAATTACATTAGGAATCTTAGTTGGATTAATAGGAGGAGGTGGCGCAGCTATTAAACATTTTATTCTGCGGTGTATTCTCTGTTTAAATCGATCTATTCCTTGGAATTATGCTAAATTTTTAGATGCCGCCGTCGGCTGGATATTTTTACAAAAAATTGGAGGAAGCTATATCTTTATTCATCGCTTACTCTTAGAACACTTTGCTCAATTAAATCGTTAA
- a CDS encoding IS630 family transposase (programmed frameshift), translating into MPAPYSYDLRSKAIAAVKRGEKKIEVSRFFKISRNTLDLWLKKERETGDYQASRQVGVGTQPKIQELEKFKEFVKKNSDKTQKQMAQLWGCEATQQNISYACRKLGISRKKTYGYRERDEEKRREFLQKLEGIERSRKVYVDEAGFDNREDYPYGYSPIGERCYALKSGKRRERVSWLSALKEGKLLAPLTFEGSCNKDLFETWLKNCLLPVLEPGDIIIIDNASFHQGEYIKELVEEAGCKIWYLPPYSPDLNKIENWWAVLKTWMKQRLNEFQTVRECVDAAFRNCPNVCA; encoded by the exons ATGCCGGCACCTTATAGTTACGATTTACGCTCCAAGGCGATCGCAGCCGTGAAAAGAGGAGAAAAGAAAATAGAGGTAAGTCGTTTCTTTAAAATAAGTCGCAACACATTAGATCTGTGGCTGAAAAAAGAAAGAGAAACAGGAGACTATCAGGCTAGCCGACAGGTAGGAGTAGGAACTCAACCGAAAATTCAGGAGTTAGAAAAATTTAAAGAATTCGTGAAAAAAAATAGTGACAAGACTCAAAAACAAATGGCCCAATTATGGGGGTGTGAGGCGACGCAACAGAATATTAGTTATGCTTGTCGAAAACTGGGTATAAGTCGA AAAAAAACTTATGGGTATCGAGAAAGAGATGAAGAAAAAAGACGAGAATTTCTTCAAAAACTAGAGGGAATAGAAAGGAGCAGAAAAGTTTATGTAGATGAAGCGGGATTTGATAATAGAGAGGATTACCCGTATGGCTACAGCCCGATAGGGGAAAGATGTTATGCACTCAAGTCCGGTAAAAGAAGAGAAAGAGTCAGTTGGCTATCAGCATTGAAAGAAGGTAAATTATTGGCTCCTTTAACCTTTGAGGGGTCATGTAATAAAGATTTATTTGAAACCTGGTTAAAGAATTGTTTGCTGCCAGTGCTAGAACCAGGAGACATTATTATTATTGATAATGCCAGCTTTCATCAAGGGGAATATATCAAAGAACTCGTCGAAGAAGCCGGATGTAAAATTTGGTATTTGCCCCCATATTCTCCCGACTTGAACAAGATTGAAAACTGGTGGGCTGTTTTAAAGACATGGATGAAACAGAGATTAAACGAATTTCAAACCGTCAGAGAATGCGTGGATGCTGCATTTAGAAATTGTCCTAACGTATGCGCGTAG